The window ATGTTTACGATCGAACAGCTCGGCGCGCTCAAGGGTGGCCGGATCGATGTGGGCTTCGGCCGCCTGCGTTTCGATGACGCGCAACTGGCGCGCGAGGTGCTCGTCGAAGAACGGATGATCGCCGCGTTGCCGCAAGGCCATCCGCTCGCGAAGCAGAAGAAGGCCGTGACGCTGGCCGCGCTCGCGGCGGAAACCTTGATCGTCTATCCGAGTACGCCGCGGCCGAGCTACGCGGACCAGCAACTCTCCGCGCTGCACGATCATGCGCTGGAGCCGAAAGCGATTCACGAAGTACGGGAATTGCAGACCGCGTTGGGTCTGGTGGCCGCGCAGGTGGGCGTGTGTCTCGTGCCGGAAAGCGTGGAAGGCTTGCGCGCGCATGGCGTGGTGTACCGGCCGATTCCGGCGGCCAACGTGGTCTCGCCGATCATCATGAGCCGCCGTTTGCAGGATGAATCGCCGGCGACCACGCTGCTGTGCTCGCTCGCACGAGAACTGTTCAAAAAGAGCTGACTCGAAGACCTGCCCCAACGACCTGACGCGCCGC is drawn from Burkholderia sp. 9120 and contains these coding sequences:
- a CDS encoding LysR family transcriptional regulator, which codes for MELRQLRYFIAVAEEMNITRAANRLHMTQPPLSRQIQQIEESVGLPLFERGARPLRLTEAGRIFYAQARRLIDDADELAPLTRRLAQLAERIVIGFVPSTLYGALPAVIRAFREAAPQIELSLIEMFTIEQLGALKGGRIDVGFGRLRFDDAQLAREVLVEERMIAALPQGHPLAKQKKAVTLAALAAETLIVYPSTPRPSYADQQLSALHDHALEPKAIHEVRELQTALGLVAAQVGVCLVPESVEGLRAHGVVYRPIPAANVVSPIIMSRRLQDESPATTLLCSLARELFKKS